Proteins encoded within one genomic window of Spirulina major PCC 6313:
- a CDS encoding NAD(P)/FAD-dependent oxidoreductase, producing the protein MIYDVAIIGGGVVGCALARELMRYALNVVLIEKEIEVGFGVSKANSGIIHGGHHGDPNTLKGKLEWEGNQLWDTLYDDLGFGFKRIGEITVAMAEDQRATLYQLKAQGEAKGVPGLELWERDRLLTEEPHLSDQVVAGLYAPTTGVVNPYEACFNLIENAVQNGLQLRTNTPVTGLTRSDDHWQIHTPGDAIAAKFVLNAAGLFADEIAAMAGVGSFKITPRKGEEYLLDKRLKGFIQRVIFPCPTPVSKGILVIPTYDGTLMVGPTATLIEDKTDLTTTAVGGAQVFSQVTQVVPGISARDCIAEFAGLRPVADGEDFMIGPTSQPGLINVAGIQSPGLTAAPAIANLVLDLLRDEGLSLNPKDDFNPAIAKPIHFMSLDYGAQQALVERDRRYGRMVCRCELITEGEIADAIARGARTLDGIKFRTRAGMGRCQGGFCSGRCMELIHQMTDIPITEITKRGGDSWLVCDRVEVAEVSPCS; encoded by the coding sequence CCCTAGCGCGGGAATTGATGCGCTACGCCCTGAATGTTGTTTTGATCGAGAAAGAGATCGAGGTGGGTTTTGGGGTCAGTAAGGCGAATAGCGGCATTATCCACGGCGGTCATCACGGCGATCCGAACACTCTGAAGGGCAAGCTGGAATGGGAGGGGAATCAACTGTGGGATACGCTTTACGACGACTTGGGCTTTGGGTTTAAGCGCATTGGCGAAATTACCGTGGCTATGGCCGAAGACCAACGGGCGACGCTGTACCAACTCAAGGCCCAAGGCGAAGCGAAGGGCGTGCCGGGGTTGGAATTGTGGGAGCGCGATCGCCTCCTCACTGAAGAACCTCACCTCTCGGATCAAGTGGTGGCGGGACTCTATGCCCCCACCACAGGCGTGGTCAACCCTTATGAGGCCTGTTTTAACCTGATCGAAAATGCGGTACAGAACGGCCTCCAACTGCGCACCAATACCCCTGTAACGGGTCTCACCCGCAGCGATGACCATTGGCAGATTCACACGCCCGGCGATGCGATCGCGGCGAAATTTGTGCTCAATGCGGCGGGTCTGTTTGCCGATGAGATTGCGGCGATGGCAGGTGTGGGGAGCTTTAAGATTACGCCGCGTAAGGGTGAGGAATATTTGCTGGATAAGCGTTTGAAGGGGTTTATTCAACGGGTGATTTTTCCCTGTCCCACGCCGGTTTCTAAAGGAATTTTGGTGATTCCCACCTATGACGGGACACTGATGGTGGGGCCGACGGCGACCTTAATTGAGGATAAAACCGACCTGACGACAACGGCGGTCGGTGGGGCGCAGGTGTTTTCCCAGGTGACGCAGGTGGTGCCGGGCATTAGTGCGCGGGATTGTATTGCGGAGTTTGCGGGGTTGCGGCCGGTGGCGGATGGGGAAGATTTTATGATTGGCCCCACGAGTCAGCCGGGGTTGATTAATGTGGCGGGGATTCAGTCGCCGGGCTTGACGGCGGCTCCGGCGATCGCCAATTTAGTGTTAGACCTGCTCCGGGATGAGGGCTTATCCCTGAATCCTAAAGATGACTTTAATCCGGCGATCGCGAAACCGATCCATTTCATGAGCCTCGACTATGGCGCACAACAGGCGTTAGTGGAGCGCGATCGCCGCTATGGCCGCATGGTCTGCCGCTGCGAACTGATCACCGAAGGGGAAATCGCCGATGCGATCGCACGCGGGGCGAGAACTCTCGACGGGATTAAATTCCGCACCCGCGCCGGGATGGGCCGCTGTCAAGGTGGCTTCTGTTCCGGTCGCTGTATGGAACTGATCCACCAGATGACGGACATTCCCATCACCGAAATCACGAAGCGCGGCGGCGATTCTTGGCTGGTCTGCGATCGCGTTGAAGTAGCGGAGGTATCCCCATGCTCATGA
- a CDS encoding FAD-dependent oxidoreductase, whose amino-acid sequence MLMTQQRPLEDQYDVIVVGGGPAGMSAALGAKAAGADRILIVDREKEPGGILLQCIHPGFGLQQFKAELTGPEYAQRVHEQVQAADIQIASDTYVLDITPDKQVQVMSGSEGMKLIQTKAAVLAMGARERTRGAIRTPGRRPAGVLTAGLAQKFVNLMGVLPGHRAVILGSGDIGLIMARRLTLEGVDVAGVFEIMPYANGLNRNIVQCLQDFEIPLHLQTTVVDIQGRDRLERVTVAPVDNHFQPDLSRSWDIDCDTLLLSIGLIPENELSRQLNIRIDPVTNGPVVDSRMETSRDGIFVCGNVVHIHDLVDFVSAEASLTGRNAGLYVTGQLPPPDNIRLVPGDNVGYCVPQTISSDRDHTVYLRSRQPIENCTLRLGDVYEKTLRYVFPAEMINLKVKPRFLQNFQGDSLRIDLLPADG is encoded by the coding sequence ATGCTCATGACTCAACAACGGCCCCTAGAGGATCAATACGATGTCATTGTCGTCGGTGGCGGCCCGGCGGGGATGTCGGCGGCTTTGGGTGCGAAAGCAGCCGGAGCCGATCGCATCCTCATCGTTGACCGTGAAAAAGAACCCGGCGGCATTTTGCTGCAATGCATCCATCCGGGCTTCGGCCTGCAACAGTTCAAAGCCGAACTCACGGGCCCCGAATATGCCCAGCGCGTCCACGAACAAGTCCAAGCCGCCGACATTCAGATCGCCTCTGATACCTATGTCCTCGACATCACGCCCGATAAACAGGTGCAAGTGATGTCCGGCAGCGAGGGCATGAAGTTAATCCAAACCAAAGCGGCAGTGCTGGCCATGGGCGCACGGGAACGGACGCGGGGCGCGATTCGTACCCCCGGACGGCGGCCCGCTGGGGTGTTAACGGCGGGGTTAGCGCAAAAGTTCGTTAATTTGATGGGCGTATTGCCGGGCCATCGGGCGGTGATCCTCGGTTCGGGGGATATCGGCTTGATTATGGCGCGGCGGCTCACCCTCGAAGGGGTGGACGTGGCGGGGGTGTTTGAAATTATGCCCTATGCCAATGGGTTAAACCGGAATATTGTCCAATGTTTGCAGGATTTTGAGATTCCGCTGCATTTACAGACGACGGTGGTGGATATTCAGGGGCGCGATCGCCTCGAACGAGTCACCGTCGCCCCCGTGGATAACCATTTTCAACCCGACCTCAGCCGCAGTTGGGATATTGACTGCGACACACTGCTGCTCTCCATTGGGTTAATCCCGGAAAATGAACTATCGCGCCAATTAAACATCCGCATCGATCCCGTTACCAATGGCCCGGTGGTGGATAGCCGCATGGAAACTTCACGGGATGGGATTTTTGTCTGTGGGAATGTGGTGCATATTCATGATTTAGTGGATTTTGTCAGTGCCGAAGCGAGTTTGACGGGGCGCAATGCGGGGCTGTATGTGACGGGCCAACTGCCGCCACCGGATAATATTCGCCTTGTTCCGGGGGATAACGTCGGGTATTGCGTCCCGCAGACGATATCGAGCGATCGCGACCATACCGTGTATTTGCGATCGCGCCAACCGATCGAAAACTGCACCCTCCGCCTTGGGGATGTCTACGAGAAAACACTCCGGTACGTGTTCCCCGCTGAGATGATCAATCTCAAGGTCAAACCCCGCTTCCTCCAAAACTTCCAGGGCGATTCCCTCCGCATCGACCTCTTACCGGCCGACGGTTAA
- a CDS encoding DUF1667 domain-containing protein: MTSRATEHDDTLSHYLCIGCPMGCRLEVETEPDHPSEIVEVRGFSCRRGEQYAHQEHVEPRRMVTTTVKINNGTWARVPVKTLEPIPKGQVKDLCIALRQVCLTAPVERGAVVLADALGTGVDVVTSRSMAATRQAIAV; the protein is encoded by the coding sequence ATGACCTCCCGTGCTACTGAACATGATGACACCTTGAGCCATTACCTCTGCATCGGCTGTCCCATGGGCTGCCGCTTAGAAGTGGAGACCGAACCCGATCACCCCAGCGAAATCGTCGAAGTGCGCGGTTTTTCCTGCCGACGCGGGGAACAATACGCCCACCAAGAACACGTTGAACCCCGCCGCATGGTAACCACCACCGTGAAAATTAATAACGGCACCTGGGCACGTGTCCCCGTGAAAACCCTCGAACCCATCCCCAAAGGCCAGGTGAAAGACCTCTGTATTGCCCTGCGTCAAGTTTGCTTGACGGCCCCAGTGGAGCGGGGGGCGGTGGTGTTGGCCGATGCCCTGGGGACGGGGGTGGATGTGGTCACGTCGCGATCGATGGCTGCCACTCGTCAGGCGATCGCAGTTTAA